Sequence from the Candidatus Poribacteria bacterium genome:
CCTTTTCCCCTTGCTTGCTGTCTCTAGTTTACTATGCATTTTCGACTTCTTTTTTATGGATTATGCACTCCCTCGCGGTAACATTGCTTATGTTTCGTTGAAGCATGACATAAGCAGGCGTCACTCTGCCTTTGTTCTTGAGGAGGGGGTGGTTATGAAAGAGTTAGAGCGCGAGGGGAAACTCTGGCTATATGAGTCAACTCATCCGGATACGGGGCGGTTAGAGCATGTGAAGGTATGGGATTCAATATGGTCGGGGCAGCCGCGTTTTGTTGATGCCAAGGGGGCTATAGTCGATTTTAAGAATGGGCAGGCGTGGTTGACGCTTTATGATGGGTTTACTTATGAGCCTGTTTCCGGTAGTGACAACGGTTTTCGGGTAACTAGTTTTGCTGAAGATCAGATCGCCCTTGACTTTACGGAAACGCTAGAACGGACGGAGTTTGAATCCAAGAGCACCCGAAATATGCCGCTTTCCAAGTTGAAAGTCCATATCGGTGAACTTAAGGAGGGTTTAAGCCAAAAACAATCGAAACCTCGTCTGGATAGGTTGCGATATGCACAGGTTGAATATCACAAGAAGTTTTCGATTCCCTTTGCTTGTTTTGTCTTTGGTCTAATTGGTGTGCCTCTTGGCTTGGTTGTGAAGCGGAGTGGCAAGATGGTGGGTTTCGGTATCGGTCTTGGGCTTGTTCTTGTATACTACTTGCTGCTACAGGTTGGACAGGATACAGGACGAAGCGGTGCGCTGCCCCCCGGCTTTTCGGTTTGGTTGCCAAACCTCGTGATAGGGTTATTGGGTTTGGGGTTCGCGCTGCGGGTTATCTTGGAGGGAAAACTGGAGACGCAACAGACTCAAGAGCAGAAACCGCCGCCTTCTCTTGAAGAGACAAAAGTCCAAGAGATTGGAGAGTCGGACTGATAGAACGTGTTGACTATCTTGTTATAAAACGAACGCCTAAAACCACCGCCGCAGTATTGACATATAGTAAGAGTTGTTTCAGATGTATTTAACCGATAGGGTTACAGTTCTCCATAAGATGTAAGGTCGAATATAGTATGAGAATTCTTGAGCGATATGTTTTAATTGAATACCTCAGAACTTTTGTGTTTGCGCTAGCCTTTTTCATCGCGCTAGTCATTACTGTTCGGCTGCTCGACAAAGATATTAAGCGTTTTGATGAGGAGGTGTCTTATCTCACAGCGATTCAGATTGTGCTCCTTCAAGCTCCGCGACGGAGTATGGAGGTTATTCCGTTGGCGAGTTTTCTTGCTGTATTCTTTGTTTTGGGGCGAAAGGTCGAAAACAACGAGTTGGCTGCGATGCAGACAGCTGGTATCAGCGTTTATCGTCTCCTCCTCCCAATTCTCGTATCTATGTTTTTGGTGTGTATCGCTTTTGTGATTTTCTATGATCAGGTTGCATCGCCTGCGTATCATCGCGCCAATCAGTTGCAGAAGAAGATTCGTTTGCGTCGGAGTCGCAATGTTGTGTTCAAGGGGCAGCATAATCGATTGTTCTACATCCAAAATCTGG
This genomic interval carries:
- a CDS encoding LptF/LptG family permease; this encodes MKILTRYTLKEFFPPFLLALICFTSILLLDEIFRLTKLFVSKGVSPIYLVKLLIYVLPATLVVTIPMATLVGILLSLGRFSTDNEITAMKSHGIGFHQILFPLLAVSSLLCIFDFFFMDYALPRGNIAYVSLKHDISRRHSAFVLEEGVVMKELEREGKLWLYESTHPDTGRLEHVKVWDSIWSGQPRFVDAKGAIVDFKNGQAWLTLYDGFTYEPVSGSDNGFRVTSFAEDQIALDFTETLERTEFESKSTRNMPLSKLKVHIGELKEGLSQKQSKPRLDRLRYAQVEYHKKFSIPFACFVFGLIGVPLGLVVKRSGKMVGFGIGLGLVLVYYLLLQVGQDTGRSGALPPGFSVWLPNLVIGLLGLGFALRVILEGKLETQQTQEQKPPPSLEETKVQEIGESD